A stretch of the Balneola vulgaris DSM 17893 genome encodes the following:
- a CDS encoding type II secretion system F family protein produces MPQFRLKAVSGNGRVIQKEFEAENKKDAQLKVDRLSKANGLNVQAVDQKVTFMYKVKRPGKPALTGEQEAYSKDEVEKALVKLGYQVVSINKKFLAMKGGVPHTEVVTFISLSADLLKQQLTFDEILNLLYEDTGNKRMKEVIKTIQKDLKDGKEGSEVYGKHEDVFGKFAAYMLSVASTSGNMGLVFESTAKFLERDAEFKKNMKRSLMMPAITVMAVIGVVLFYVGYIFPSTAELFVDMGIKLPPMTAKTLAISYWLEANWIMLLIVTLSPIIGFIYWGKTKKGKLFIDKYIIKIPVIGDLLHKTSIEIFARVFYTLYSGSGQNIEVIKVASEACRNTYMEKQIKDIAIKRMLKDGAGLIESMEDTGVFTRTALSRFRLGAESGSLRENARQLAEYYEVQTTYKMQSVIDTISLFVNLFIMIALIGITVVSSESAVIQPNG; encoded by the coding sequence ATGCCTCAGTTTAGATTAAAAGCAGTTTCGGGTAACGGTCGAGTTATTCAAAAAGAGTTTGAAGCGGAAAATAAAAAAGATGCTCAGCTAAAAGTAGATCGCTTGTCTAAAGCCAATGGACTTAATGTTCAGGCTGTAGATCAGAAAGTTACCTTCATGTATAAGGTAAAACGTCCAGGTAAACCCGCATTAACGGGAGAACAAGAAGCATATTCAAAAGATGAAGTAGAAAAGGCACTCGTAAAACTTGGGTATCAGGTAGTTAGTATTAACAAGAAATTCCTTGCCATGAAAGGCGGGGTACCTCATACGGAAGTTGTTACATTTATTAGTTTGTCTGCCGATCTACTAAAACAACAGTTAACTTTTGATGAAATTCTAAATCTTCTTTATGAAGATACTGGTAATAAGAGGATGAAGGAGGTTATTAAGACCATCCAGAAAGATCTTAAGGACGGTAAAGAAGGTTCTGAGGTGTATGGAAAGCACGAAGATGTATTCGGTAAATTTGCTGCCTACATGCTTAGTGTAGCTTCTACTTCAGGTAACATGGGACTTGTTTTTGAAAGTACAGCCAAGTTTCTAGAACGGGATGCTGAATTCAAAAAGAATATGAAGCGGTCATTAATGATGCCCGCAATTACGGTAATGGCTGTAATTGGTGTAGTTCTGTTTTATGTGGGGTATATTTTCCCTTCTACAGCTGAGTTATTTGTTGATATGGGTATTAAACTCCCACCAATGACTGCAAAAACATTAGCTATTAGTTACTGGTTAGAGGCAAATTGGATTATGCTTTTGATTGTAACGCTCTCTCCAATTATTGGTTTTATCTATTGGGGTAAAACTAAAAAAGGAAAACTCTTCATTGATAAGTATATCATCAAGATCCCTGTAATTGGTGACTTATTACATAAAACCAGTATTGAGATTTTTGCACGAGTATTTTACACACTTTATAGTGGATCTGGGCAAAATATTGAAGTTATTAAGGTAGCCAGTGAAGCATGTAGAAATACTTACATGGAAAAGCAGATTAAAGATATTGCTATAAAGCGAATGTTAAAGGACGGTGCGGGACTGATTGAATCTATGGAAGACACTGGCGTGTTTACAAGAACAGCTTTAAGTAGATTTAGACTTGGAGCTGAATCAGGTTCATTAAGAGAAAATGCTAGACAATTAGCAGAATATTACGAGGTACAAACCACTTATAAAATGCAATCGGTTATTGATACAATTAGTTTATTTGTAAACTTATTTATTATGATTGCATTGATCGGAATTACTGTCGTTTCATCAGAATCAGCTGTAATACAACCAAATGGGTAA
- a CDS encoding GspE/PulE family protein: MGKINIRRHIGDILVKKGIITSDHLQQALEILEQEPENSSRRLGQILFQDLGMNRHTIMKEIADIYAFREVLEGVNEVPSDIVDHINKNVEDLNTEVIDELVVHKAIPFHRTASSITIAAADPSDPNIQGVIQKLNFKKTELVYCKYELIEFILSKVYEQKNEFLDLLEEIDYDETQLEAEEEEAIDEEEIDAEINQSMLNSLIEGMLVESVRQGVSDLHIVPSGPTTTDIRFRIDGKLQLWYQQKNVKPEAISAVIKDKTRNVDRFERDASQDGFIQRQIDGVGIRYRVSIMPIVGNQYDRKFESIVIRILDDRKVIRDLDLLGLQPIAKTNFVKSISQPSGIVIITGPTGSGKSTTLVAALYSVIDPTKNVLTIEEPVEYIIEGARQLKISHHMTFDQSIRGILRHDPDIVLVGEMRDLKTAEVAIKLANTGHLTFSTLHTNDAPSAVSRLFKMGVEPFLIANAVNLVMAQRLIRRLCSCKEEYKPHPEIAKGIGFTEEEIEETTFYKAVGCEKCGTSGFKGRSAIHEALYFSKEIKNLILESGGDIDENSIKEIAVSQGMLTLRASGRERIKEGITTIEEVIAGTIED, encoded by the coding sequence ATGGGTAAAATAAATATACGTAGACATATTGGGGATATACTTGTTAAAAAGGGTATTATTACCTCAGACCACTTGCAACAAGCACTTGAAATTCTTGAACAAGAGCCAGAAAACAGTTCAAGAAGGCTAGGTCAAATCCTATTTCAAGATCTTGGTATGAATCGTCATACCATTATGAAAGAAATTGCGGATATATACGCGTTCCGCGAAGTTCTTGAAGGTGTAAATGAAGTTCCAAGCGATATTGTAGATCATATTAATAAGAATGTTGAGGATCTCAATACCGAGGTAATTGATGAACTCGTAGTTCATAAAGCTATTCCATTTCATAGAACGGCTTCATCTATTACTATTGCTGCTGCAGACCCATCAGATCCTAACATTCAAGGGGTAATTCAAAAACTAAACTTCAAAAAAACAGAGTTAGTTTATTGTAAATATGAATTGATTGAATTCATTCTTTCTAAAGTTTACGAGCAAAAGAATGAATTCTTAGACTTGCTTGAAGAGATTGATTATGACGAGACTCAACTAGAGGCTGAAGAAGAAGAGGCTATAGATGAGGAAGAAATTGATGCAGAGATCAATCAAAGTATGCTTAACTCCCTTATTGAAGGGATGCTCGTTGAATCTGTTCGCCAAGGGGTAAGTGATCTTCATATTGTACCAAGTGGGCCTACAACTACAGATATTAGATTCAGGATTGATGGTAAACTACAACTGTGGTATCAACAGAAAAATGTTAAGCCTGAAGCCATTTCAGCAGTAATTAAGGATAAAACACGAAACGTTGATAGATTCGAAAGAGACGCATCTCAGGATGGTTTCATTCAAAGACAGATTGATGGCGTAGGTATACGTTATCGTGTGAGTATCATGCCAATTGTAGGTAACCAATACGATCGAAAGTTTGAGTCGATTGTGATTCGAATTCTTGATGATAGAAAAGTAATTCGAGACCTGGACCTTTTAGGTTTACAGCCTATTGCTAAAACGAATTTTGTAAAGTCTATTAGCCAACCTTCAGGTATCGTAATTATAACAGGTCCAACGGGTAGTGGTAAGTCTACAACTCTAGTTGCTGCATTATACTCTGTTATAGATCCTACAAAGAATGTACTAACCATTGAGGAACCGGTAGAATATATCATTGAAGGTGCTCGTCAGCTAAAGATTAGTCATCATATGACCTTTGACCAGTCTATTAGAGGTATCCTTCGACATGATCCTGATATTGTACTTGTAGGTGAGATGCGTGATTTAAAAACGGCTGAGGTTGCAATTAAATTAGCAAACACGGGTCACTTAACCTTTTCAACTCTTCACACCAATGATGCACCAAGTGCTGTATCTCGTTTGTTTAAGATGGGAGTTGAGCCTTTCTTAATTGCAAATGCTGTGAATTTAGTAATGGCACAGCGATTGATAAGAAGATTATGTAGTTGTAAAGAGGAGTATAAGCCTCACCCAGAGATAGCAAAAGGAATTGGTTTTACGGAAGAAGAAATCGAAGAAACTACTTTCTATAAAGCCGTTGGGTGCGAAAAATGTGGAACTTCAGGATTTAAAGGAAGATCGGCCATCCATGAAGCACTCTATTTCTCAAAAGAAATTAAAAACCTGATCTTAGAATCAGGTGGAGATATTGATGAAAACTCAATTAAAGAGATTGCTGTGTCGCAAGGTATGCTTACATTGAGGGCATCAGGGCGTGAAAGAATTAAAGAAGGAATTACTACTATTGAAGAAGTAATAGCCGGTACAATTGAAGATTAA
- a CDS encoding Crp/Fnr family transcriptional regulator codes for MQNKNNEMMSEYLKKFLKEPPLLLRNFHYEDVLEFLQLGVEERYISGDAILNESENVNSAYLVADGKVAIWKDNIQLATLSEGNFLGEAFLFSKNSRMAKVTAEGDCILLRYERYDALNFFRKKPEKLFNIFTKNIIEIQQRKISNMNVQLLNLKKRLLNDNNW; via the coding sequence ATGCAAAATAAAAACAATGAAATGATGTCGGAATACTTGAAAAAGTTCTTAAAGGAACCACCACTTCTTTTAAGAAATTTTCACTATGAAGACGTCTTAGAATTCCTACAACTAGGGGTTGAAGAGCGTTACATTTCTGGTGATGCTATTCTTAACGAGTCTGAAAATGTAAATTCTGCATACTTAGTTGCAGATGGAAAAGTAGCTATCTGGAAGGATAACATACAGTTAGCAACTTTATCTGAAGGTAATTTTCTAGGTGAAGCTTTTCTATTTAGCAAAAATAGTAGAATGGCTAAAGTAACAGCCGAAGGAGATTGCATTCTATTACGCTATGAAAGATACGACGCGCTTAATTTTTTCCGTAAAAAACCCGAAAAGCTCTTTAATATCTTTACAAAAAATATCATCGAAATACAGCAGCGTAAGATCAGTAATATGAATGTTCAATTATTGAATCTTAAGAAGAGATTATTAAACGATAATAATTGGTAA
- a CDS encoding type IV pilus twitching motility protein PilT: protein MQTTANKEHTLSAITAPLIEQIPFTARGDELFIKIAEILDQQSEETRIALKDVLDSFLKRMLKNQASDIDLGGAGCNGRVWYRIFGDKRPDKKIPPFTVDETDFLLVNILVGSQLKKLIKDRNLDFSYGIELDGGANQRFRADLYFDMEHLALNMRRIDNTIRPFKSLNVHPEVAKALSLKYYKYGLSLITGITGSGKSSTLDTIIDANNRTVDSHIVVIASPVELIHTPVRSVVRHREVGRDVESFKEGAIQALRQDPDIIVIGELRDPETIMTALEITDSGHKTFSTLHTSSAMDSIDRILGEVPTEEQNRVRTRLADVLTCVISQKLVPSLDGKRVLAKEVLIANSSVKAAIRNNNIGEIYQMLMEGSERGMNTLEQDLKRLYTEGKISKENAVNYSNNKTKILQLLSEVNY from the coding sequence ATGCAGACGACGGCTAACAAAGAACATACCTTAAGTGCAATAACAGCGCCACTTATCGAGCAGATACCATTTACTGCCCGTGGAGATGAACTGTTTATTAAAATTGCAGAAATCTTAGATCAACAATCTGAAGAAACCAGAATTGCATTGAAAGATGTATTAGACAGTTTCTTAAAACGAATGCTTAAAAACCAAGCTTCAGATATTGATTTAGGAGGCGCTGGATGTAATGGTAGAGTTTGGTACCGTATTTTTGGTGATAAAAGGCCAGATAAAAAAATACCTCCATTTACTGTAGATGAAACTGATTTCCTATTAGTAAACATCCTTGTAGGTAGCCAACTAAAGAAACTTATTAAAGACCGTAATCTTGATTTTTCTTACGGCATTGAATTAGATGGCGGAGCTAATCAAAGGTTTAGGGCAGATCTTTACTTTGATATGGAGCACCTCGCATTAAATATGCGTCGCATTGATAATACCATTCGCCCTTTCAAAAGTTTAAATGTTCACCCTGAAGTTGCTAAAGCATTAAGCCTTAAGTATTACAAATATGGCTTGAGCTTAATTACAGGTATTACAGGTTCTGGTAAGTCCTCAACACTAGATACTATCATTGATGCAAACAACAGAACCGTTGATTCTCATATTGTAGTAATTGCTTCTCCTGTTGAATTAATACATACACCCGTTCGATCTGTTGTTAGGCATAGAGAAGTTGGAAGAGATGTTGAGTCGTTTAAAGAAGGGGCCATTCAAGCATTACGACAGGATCCTGATATAATTGTTATTGGTGAGCTTAGAGACCCTGAAACAATTATGACCGCACTCGAAATTACAGATTCTGGGCATAAGACATTTAGCACGTTACACACCTCTAGTGCTATGGATAGTATCGATAGAATTCTTGGTGAAGTACCTACTGAAGAACAAAACCGTGTAAGAACACGATTAGCGGATGTTTTAACTTGTGTAATTAGTCAAAAACTGGTTCCAAGTTTAGATGGTAAACGCGTGCTTGCAAAGGAAGTTTTAATTGCGAATTCATCGGTAAAAGCAGCCATTAGAAATAACAATATTGGCGAAATTTATCAGATGCTTATGGAAGGAAGTGAAAGGGGCATGAATACTTTAGAGCAAGATTTAAAACGATTGTATACTGAAGGAAAGATTTCAAAAGAAAATGCTGTAAATTATTCAAATAATAAGACTAAGATTCTTCAACTTTTAAGTGAAGTGAACTACTAA
- a CDS encoding alpha/beta fold hydrolase, with protein MLYYKEYIKSKDSDWVVFIHGAGGSSSIWFSQLKSFRKEFNVLLIDLRGHGKSKDLLQKYYEENYSFENISKDIIEVVDHLNIKKAHFIGVSLGTIIIRTISEIAPERVQSAILCGAITRLNVRSRILVFLGHMFKRFIPYMWLYKFFAWIIMPRKRHEKSRNLFIREAKKLYQKEFLRWFKLTNEVNPLLRYFKEKEVSIPMLYVMGEEDHMFLQPVKNIVASHKKAFLEVIKNCGHVCNVEKPDVFNEVSIRFLKSHSIAK; from the coding sequence ATGCTTTACTATAAGGAATATATTAAATCAAAAGATTCAGATTGGGTTGTGTTTATTCACGGTGCCGGCGGAAGCTCTAGCATCTGGTTTAGCCAATTAAAATCATTTCGTAAAGAATTCAATGTTCTCTTAATAGATTTACGAGGACACGGGAAGTCTAAGGATTTACTACAGAAGTATTACGAAGAGAATTATTCTTTCGAAAATATCAGTAAAGACATCATTGAAGTTGTAGACCACCTGAACATAAAGAAAGCTCACTTTATAGGAGTTTCATTGGGTACTATTATCATACGTACTATTAGTGAAATCGCACCCGAACGTGTTCAATCGGCTATTTTATGTGGAGCTATAACTCGCTTAAATGTTAGAAGCCGAATTCTAGTTTTTCTCGGTCATATGTTTAAGCGATTTATTCCATATATGTGGTTATACAAGTTTTTTGCTTGGATTATCATGCCTCGAAAACGACATGAAAAATCAAGGAACCTGTTTATAAGGGAAGCTAAAAAACTCTATCAAAAAGAGTTTTTAAGATGGTTTAAACTAACCAATGAGGTTAATCCCCTACTCCGGTATTTTAAGGAGAAAGAGGTGTCTATTCCAATGCTATACGTAATGGGTGAAGAAGATCATATGTTCCTTCAACCAGTTAAAAACATTGTGGCCTCTCACAAAAAGGCTTTTCTAGAGGTAATTAAAAATTGTGGGCATGTCTGTAATGTAGAAAAACCTGATGTCTTCAATGAAGTGTCCATCAGGTTTTTAAAATCACATTCAATCGCTAAGTAA
- a CDS encoding lysophospholipid acyltransferase family protein — MGLKIQVHGEAPKPPFFFISNHLSYVDIMMLISKLRCVFVAKSEVMSWPIFGFMTKTVGMLFVNRSKKTDVKRVNDLIRKNISKDQGVLLFPEGTTSAGVEVLPFKASLLAYPAQEPIPVHFASISYQTPEDEVHAHKSVCWWGDSPFLPHFLSLLQLKSIEGTITFCEKPILNTDRKQLATELHEKVSEHFTSVIDANEFVSLYETEITV, encoded by the coding sequence ATGGGTTTAAAAATACAAGTGCATGGGGAGGCCCCAAAACCTCCTTTTTTCTTCATTTCAAATCACTTGAGTTATGTCGATATCATGATGCTGATCTCTAAACTTAGGTGTGTGTTTGTTGCAAAAAGTGAAGTGATGAGTTGGCCTATTTTTGGATTTATGACAAAAACTGTGGGCATGTTATTCGTGAATCGGTCTAAGAAAACAGATGTTAAAAGAGTTAATGATTTGATTCGCAAGAATATTAGCAAAGACCAGGGAGTGTTACTTTTCCCTGAAGGCACCACTAGTGCCGGTGTGGAAGTGCTACCATTTAAGGCATCGCTTTTAGCTTACCCTGCACAAGAACCCATACCCGTTCATTTTGCTTCTATATCTTATCAAACACCAGAAGATGAAGTCCACGCTCATAAATCGGTTTGTTGGTGGGGAGATTCACCATTTTTACCACACTTCCTTTCATTGCTTCAGTTAAAATCAATTGAAGGGACCATTACATTTTGTGAAAAACCAATTTTAAACACAGATAGGAAACAGCTTGCTACAGAATTACACGAAAAGGTTTCGGAGCATTTCACTTCAGTTATTGATGCTAATGAGTTTGTTTCATTGTATGAAACAGAAATAACGGTTTAG
- the tadA gene encoding tRNA adenosine(34) deaminase TadA, with amino-acid sequence MNPIDPLLWQPHQQFMAQALLLAEEAARNNEVPIGALVVKENRIVGKGYNQVERLNDPTAHAEMIAISAACETLNTKYLTDCTLYVTLEPCSMCSGALVWSKIDTVVFGATDPKAGGCGSLFNITSNNALNHQVNIIQGILENDCEFLLKEFFAKKR; translated from the coding sequence ATGAACCCAATTGATCCACTGCTCTGGCAACCACATCAACAATTTATGGCTCAAGCTCTCCTTCTTGCTGAAGAAGCTGCGAGGAATAATGAAGTACCAATTGGGGCTTTAGTAGTAAAAGAAAATAGAATAGTTGGGAAAGGTTACAATCAAGTGGAGCGCCTCAATGATCCTACTGCACATGCTGAAATGATTGCCATATCAGCAGCCTGCGAAACGCTCAACACCAAATATTTAACCGATTGTACTCTATATGTTACACTCGAACCTTGTTCTATGTGTAGTGGTGCTCTCGTTTGGAGTAAAATTGATACTGTTGTGTTTGGAGCTACAGATCCTAAAGCAGGTGGATGTGGTTCTTTATTTAATATCACTTCTAATAACGCTCTCAACCATCAGGTAAATATCATTCAAGGTATTCTTGAAAATGACTGTGAATTTCTACTAAAAGAATTCTTTGCTAAAAAGCGCTAA
- a CDS encoding adenine phosphoribosyltransferase: MESTKEYLLSVIRNIPDFPKPGIQFKDITTLLADPKALKLTTDLLTKPYQNERVDVVVGLESRGFLFGTNLAQSLGASFVPVRKPGKLPAKTISESYELEYGTDQLEMHADAIKKGDRVIIHDDLIATGGSATAAKKLVERLGGEIIGYSFIMELSFLNGRENLNHQKVESILII; encoded by the coding sequence GTGGAAAGCACAAAAGAATACTTATTGTCGGTAATTCGAAATATTCCTGATTTTCCTAAACCAGGTATTCAGTTTAAAGACATCACAACATTACTCGCAGATCCAAAAGCTTTAAAGTTAACAACGGATTTACTCACAAAGCCTTATCAAAATGAACGTGTAGATGTTGTAGTTGGCTTAGAATCACGTGGCTTCTTATTTGGAACTAACTTAGCTCAAAGCCTTGGCGCATCTTTTGTTCCGGTTAGAAAGCCTGGGAAATTACCAGCTAAAACAATTTCTGAATCTTATGAGCTTGAATATGGTACCGACCAATTAGAAATGCATGCTGATGCTATTAAAAAAGGAGACCGAGTGATCATTCATGATGACTTGATTGCTACCGGTGGGAGTGCAACAGCTGCAAAGAAACTAGTTGAACGATTAGGGGGCGAAATAATCGGGTATTCATTCATTATGGAGCTTTCATTTTTGAATGGCCGTGAGAATCTAAATCATCAAAAAGTCGAGAGTATTTTAATTATATAA
- a CDS encoding SixA phosphatase family protein produces MKKLFVLLITVFTLSSVGYAQEKETTTLLFVRHAEKMADGTKNPSLTLAGEARAKRIANWIQKEYGQLSAIYSTNYKRTLETAQFSSNLFNVPITKYGLKNPQGLVSGIIESYKGNTVLIVGHSNTTPTLVNFAIDKEKYSALDESDYSKLFIVRISEDGEAEVSIHSTDVEDN; encoded by the coding sequence ATGAAAAAACTATTCGTCTTATTAATCACAGTATTTACCCTATCAAGCGTTGGATATGCTCAAGAGAAAGAAACTACCACGCTGCTGTTTGTACGCCATGCTGAGAAAATGGCGGATGGTACGAAAAATCCATCTTTAACTCTTGCAGGCGAAGCTAGAGCAAAACGTATAGCAAACTGGATTCAGAAAGAGTATGGACAGTTATCTGCAATATATTCTACGAATTATAAGCGGACCTTAGAAACTGCACAGTTTTCCTCCAACTTATTTAATGTCCCAATCACAAAATATGGACTTAAAAATCCGCAAGGTTTGGTATCTGGTATTATCGAATCATATAAAGGAAATACGGTACTTATTGTTGGGCACTCCAACACAACGCCAACTTTAGTAAACTTTGCAATTGATAAAGAAAAGTACTCCGCATTAGATGAAAGTGACTATAGTAAATTATTTATTGTAAGAATTTCTGAGGACGGGGAGGCAGAGGTATCCATTCACTCCACAGATGTTGAGGATAACTAA
- a CDS encoding AAA family ATPase: MQDTVNSVEQATQFTASFEAVKNEIHKVVIGQDDILDLLLISLFSKGHCVLVGVPGLAKTLLIRTLAQTLGLSFNRIQFTPDLMPGDITGTEIIEEDKESGKKAFKFIKGPIFSNIVLADEINRTPPKTQAALLEGMQEYHVTAAGVTYDLDQPFFVLATQNPIEQEGTYPLPEAQLDRFMFHIWVDYPSFEEEKEIVSKTTSSITATVNSVLDKQTINDLQELVRKVPVPDSVLDYAVKVVSATRPNASESPEFVKKYLSWGAGPRASQYLILGGKTRALSKGRFNVTIEDIDALAVPVLRHRIVNNYAAEAEGYTTEKIIGMILDQLK, translated from the coding sequence ATGCAGGATACCGTTAATTCAGTCGAACAAGCTACACAGTTTACAGCATCATTTGAAGCTGTAAAAAATGAAATTCACAAAGTGGTGATAGGTCAAGATGATATTCTTGACCTACTCCTTATTAGTCTTTTCTCGAAAGGACATTGTGTATTAGTTGGCGTTCCTGGATTAGCCAAAACTCTGTTGATTAGAACTCTTGCTCAAACACTTGGACTATCCTTTAATCGAATTCAGTTCACTCCAGATTTAATGCCTGGAGATATAACTGGAACCGAAATTATTGAAGAGGATAAAGAATCAGGCAAAAAGGCTTTTAAATTCATAAAAGGGCCTATTTTTTCGAATATAGTTTTAGCTGATGAGATCAACCGTACACCACCTAAAACTCAAGCGGCACTCTTAGAAGGCATGCAGGAGTACCATGTTACTGCAGCAGGTGTTACCTACGATTTAGACCAACCCTTTTTTGTGTTAGCTACACAAAACCCAATTGAACAAGAAGGTACTTACCCTCTTCCGGAAGCCCAATTAGATCGCTTCATGTTTCATATTTGGGTTGATTATCCTTCTTTTGAAGAGGAAAAAGAAATTGTTAGCAAAACTACATCTTCCATTACAGCAACAGTTAACTCGGTATTAGACAAACAAACAATCAACGATCTTCAAGAATTGGTTAGAAAAGTTCCAGTTCCTGATTCAGTGCTTGATTACGCTGTTAAAGTTGTATCAGCTACTCGCCCAAATGCATCAGAATCTCCTGAATTTGTAAAGAAGTATCTTAGCTGGGGTGCAGGCCCTAGAGCCTCTCAGTACCTAATTTTGGGTGGTAAAACCAGAGCTTTATCTAAGGGGCGCTTTAACGTTACCATCGAAGACATTGACGCTTTAGCCGTTCCTGTGTTAAGACACCGTATAGTGAACAATTACGCTGCCGAAGCTGAAGGCTATACCACTGAAAAGATTATTGGAATGATTCTAGATCAATTGAAGTAA
- a CDS encoding peptidylprolyl isomerase gives MKKAFLLFLLSGLAFTSLNAQNTPTTADRIVAMVNDHIILKSEIDQGIADYIRQAQFNNQEIPFSEELWYSFLEAEIDNYVLLEQARVDSITVTDSEVDQQMDRRIDQLVRQAGSEQAVEQAFGKSIVQLKADFREEFRMQMLTERVRQTKYQSIKITRPEVQEFFDSIPTDSLPTIPEQVALSHIVRLPKPKKDAKKASYDFAVSLRDSIINHGVPLEDLAKRHGMDGSAQRGGQLPMMGLNELVAEYSAAASALKPGEISEVVETEFGFHIIRLDERVGDQIKTSHILIRVDSEQLDDATAIAELESIRDSLLTQDNLSFSDLAKRNSEDPSTATSGGKIIDPQTGERLIPLSRLDPALYRVVLLMEEVGEISEPKPFNPNNANAGKAYRIVRLDKQIPEHIASMEMDYERLKNIALQQKQTRVFQEWLNGLREEFYIEYRIPKMMAEGN, from the coding sequence ATGAAGAAAGCATTTTTATTATTCCTGTTATCAGGACTCGCATTTACCTCTCTAAACGCACAAAATACCCCTACTACTGCCGATAGAATTGTGGCAATGGTGAACGATCACATTATCCTTAAATCAGAGATTGACCAAGGTATTGCCGATTATATTCGTCAGGCACAATTCAATAACCAAGAAATTCCGTTCTCAGAAGAACTTTGGTATTCCTTTCTTGAAGCAGAAATTGATAACTACGTATTACTTGAACAAGCCAGAGTAGATTCAATCACTGTAACAGATAGCGAAGTTGATCAACAAATGGATCGACGTATCGACCAATTAGTTCGACAAGCAGGTAGTGAGCAAGCAGTTGAACAAGCATTCGGTAAAAGTATAGTACAGCTAAAAGCTGATTTTAGAGAAGAATTCAGAATGCAAATGCTTACAGAGCGCGTGCGTCAAACAAAATATCAGAGTATTAAAATTACTCGTCCTGAAGTTCAAGAGTTTTTTGATTCTATTCCAACCGACTCCCTCCCTACTATTCCAGAGCAGGTTGCATTATCACACATTGTTAGGTTACCTAAACCTAAGAAAGACGCAAAAAAAGCTTCTTATGATTTCGCAGTTTCATTAAGAGATTCCATTATAAATCATGGCGTACCTCTTGAAGATTTAGCAAAACGACATGGTATGGATGGTTCGGCTCAACGAGGCGGCCAGTTACCTATGATGGGCTTAAATGAATTAGTGGCTGAGTACTCTGCTGCTGCTTCAGCGCTGAAACCGGGTGAAATATCAGAAGTTGTTGAAACTGAATTTGGTTTCCATATCATTCGACTAGATGAAAGAGTTGGCGACCAAATTAAAACGAGTCATATTCTAATTAGAGTAGATTCAGAACAACTTGATGATGCAACTGCAATTGCAGAATTAGAAAGCATCAGAGATAGTTTACTGACGCAAGACAACCTTTCTTTTAGTGATCTAGCTAAACGTAATAGCGAAGATCCATCTACGGCTACTTCAGGTGGTAAAATTATTGATCCACAAACGGGTGAACGCCTTATCCCATTATCTCGATTAGACCCTGCCCTTTATCGTGTAGTGTTATTAATGGAAGAAGTTGGTGAGATCTCCGAGCCAAAGCCATTCAATCCGAACAATGCTAATGCTGGAAAAGCCTACAGAATTGTTCGTTTAGACAAACAAATTCCAGAACATATCGCAAGTATGGAAATGGATTACGAGCGGTTGAAAAACATTGCTTTACAGCAAAAACAAACACGTGTTTTCCAAGAATGGTTAAATGGATTACGTGAAGAATTCTATATCGAATATCGCATTCCTAAAATGATGGCAGAAGGAAACTAA